From the genome of Patescibacteria group bacterium:
TGCCATTTCCGCTGTATATTGTTCATGCGTGACTAAAATAATCGTATGTCCTACTTCATTTAAATCCTGTAAAATTTCCATTATTTGCTGACCTGACTTACTGTCCAGATTTCCTGTTGGCTCATCAGCAAAAATTACTGAAGGATCATTTACAATTGCCCGTGCAATTGCCACTCTCTGCTGTTCGCCTCCGGACAGTTGATTCGATAAATGCTTCATTCTATGGGAAAGCCCAACTGATTCAATCGCTTTCATAACTCTCTGCTTTTTTTCTTCCTCAGAAATTTTTGTGTAGGCAAGAGGCAATCTGACATTTTCAAAAACTGTTGTCCTGGGAAGCAGATTGAAAAACTGAAAAATAAATCCCAATTTATTGTTTCTGACAAAAGCCAATTGGTCATCATCTAAATCTTCAATTCTTTGATTTTCAAATTTATAAACACCAGAACTTGGCCTGTCCAGGAATCCCATAATATGCATTAATGTCGATTTGCCGGAACCGGACGGCCCCATAATTGCCAAGAATTCTCCCTTTTCAATATTAAAAGAAACCCTCTCCAGGGCCACTGTTTTTACTTCATCATCCGAATATTCTTTTCTAAGATTTTCTGCTACAATCATTTATTTCAATTTTTCATGAATGTAATAATTTTCTCTCCTTCGCTTAAACCGCTTAAAATTTCAATTTCCCCTTTATTGCCGCGCAATCCAGTAGTAACTTCTGTTTCTACTATTTCCTCGCCGTCTAAAACTCTGACAAATTTTTTACTATTTTTAGAAACAACTGCTCTTTGCGGAACATTCAAGACATTATCTCTTTTCTCTGCCTGAATTGTCGCTTCCCCTGACATTCCTGATTTTATTTTTTGTTCATCTCCTTCAAATAAAATTTTTACTTTATAATAAACAACGCTGTCAATTATGGTTTTACTTGAATCAATCTCAATAATCTGGCCAAGGAACGATTCTTCTGGAAGCGCATCCAAGATTATTAAAACTGGATCATCCATGCTTACTTTGCTGATATCTGTTTCCGGGATATCAATTTCTATTTGCAATCCTTCTGGGTTAGTTAAAGATACAATTACTTTCTCGCCAACAGTAATTACTTCTCCGATTCTTACATCTATTTTTGCAATTATCCCGTCAAAGGGTGCAATAATAGAAGCATCGCTTAATTTTTTGCTGTATTCAGCCAAGTTTGCCTTATATTTATCAACATCTGCCTGATAAACCGCGATATCAACCACGCGTGGCGAGGCTTGCAGTTTTTCTAAATCAACTTTGGCTTTATTGTAAGCACTTTCAACTGTATTGATGTTTATTTGATTCGTAACTTTCTGATTAGCAATGTCTGCCTTGGCAGTATTAATATTGCTGACGGCAGCATTAAGATTGACAATATTCGTATCAATTGTAGTTCTATCCGTAGTAGAAACCTTTTCCCTTGTAGATGGATCACTCATTGCGGTTTTGGTATAATCCAAAGCATCTGTGATTTTCTGGAGTGCGAGCCACATATTGTCCAAAGCCGCATCAATATTGCTATATGTCGGATTTATT
Proteins encoded in this window:
- a CDS encoding ABC transporter ATP-binding protein, with the translated sequence MIVAENLRKEYSDDEVKTVALERVSFNIEKGEFLAIMGPSGSGKSTLMHIMGFLDRPSSGVYKFENQRIEDLDDDQLAFVRNNKLGFIFQFFNLLPRTTVFENVRLPLAYTKISEEEKKQRVMKAIESVGLSHRMKHLSNQLSGGEQQRVAIARAIVNDPSVIFADEPTGNLDSKSGQQIMEILQDLNEVGHTIILVTHEQYTAEMARRIIKLKDGQIVSDERVADRKIAKNGLLK
- a CDS encoding efflux RND transporter periplasmic adaptor subunit codes for the protein MLKDSLQKIKTLKRKTKIILGIVLIVIVLILIPVLKSEKPTYETGFVARGDVIQEVSANGMVQSIDEIDLRFKTNGTVERILVKVGDKVKKGVYLVSLDSGTVYSQYLQAQASYSQVKAKLDQLLAGASSEEIKVSEQVLENARIALEDARDKAENDLNQDYGSALVYLIDSSSKYNKALADLKDIERLYFYYSDSLSVIFRDKNDKAEEAYLGTSKIKGAKDYVDDSEINPTYSNIDAALDNMWLALQKITDALDYTKTAMSDPSTREKVSTTDRTTIDTNIVNLNAAVSNINTAKADIANQKVTNQININTVESAYNKAKVDLEKLQASPRVVDIAVYQADVDKYKANLAEYSKKLSDASIIAPFDGIIAKIDVRIGEVITVGEKVIVSLTNPEGLQIEIDIPETDISKVSMDDPVLIILDALPEESFLGQIIEIDSSKTIIDSVVYYKVKILFEGDEQKIKSGMSGEATIQAEKRDNVLNVPQRAVVSKNSKKFVRVLDGEEIVETEVTTGLRGNKGEIEILSGLSEGEKIITFMKN